In the genome of Arachis stenosperma cultivar V10309 chromosome 2, arast.V10309.gnm1.PFL2, whole genome shotgun sequence, the window atacattttgtctttaatgtatcaaaattttttaaaattataaaaaataaatttatttaaaatgaaagtaatgtgattaagtataatttagttagatgtgattaaaaaataattgaatatgcaataaaaaattaatattattgaagaaaaaaattaaattaaaatttattttatgtatcgtttttgtcctcaacattttcgtcctatttaagtccctaacgtttcaaaatcgtctcaattttgtcccgtcgtcaattctgttaacggatccctaacggcaggacaatattgagtcaattttaaaatgttagggacttaaataggacgattgaaacgttagaaACAACTTTCGGACTTACCCGAAACGTtgaggacaaaaacgatactttactcaaaTCTAATTTAACAAAAGATGGAGCAAATGTTTGCATGCTATCATCAACATCAAAACTTGCCTCTAGATACCAAAGACACTGCCAGAATCATTCAACTAAACAAGAGAAAGAAGTATAATACAACTTTCTAAGGGATTTGATAGAGAAAAATTCCCTCCAAAAATTGGcatgttgaaaattttgatatacAAACTGCATTTACTGCCAATCTTCCTCTTCCAACTGAAGCATATAACTCATTATTTCAGGGACTTAACCAAATAGGCGGCGCAGGCGCAACCTCAATCTTCGACCGGTCAGTCGTATAGGCCTTCCTGTTCCCAGACCTCCACAAGAAAATCTACCATTTCCTGTCAAAATTGGTGTAACCAATGTAACAAATTGTTATCAGCTAATCAAATTTTCACTTGAAAGTTCCTGATGCTTTAGAAGTTTGGGCTTACTGCAAGAGAGACGGGCTGCCGGAACGGCTTGCTGGTTCCTAATAAACTCTCATATGTGGCATTCCAACTGCAAAGCCAAAAAATGTTGGCAAGGCACAGACAATGAGTTCTGATAAGATCAAGAAACAAagaaggaaatcacaattactGAGAGAAGATAAAGTTCATCATTGGTCACTCATGGGCATCATATTAGACCAATTTGAATAACTTGTGCAATACGCAACGCTAGCGTGGTGCCATAGGAGTTTCAGTATAGAATAAAatgattttctttcttctctatGGATCTAAGAAAGGTAGAAAAGTAAACTCATTCCAATATTATCACACAAAGATGTATAACAATATGGTACAAAAATCAGGACAGAGGAAGGAATATAACATACCAAGATCCTAAGATGAAATTATAGAAACAAGCAAGATGAAATGGACTATGGACCCAACAATGTAATTTACCTCAATTTAGGTTCACGCAATTGTTGTGATCGGTTCTCAGGTCTTTTATCTCCTACCCAACGTTGCCGAGTCTGATTCCAGAGAATAAGACCTGCAACCAGAAGTATTTTCATTAAAACACATAATGCTAACCAAAATTAGGAGTATTTTGCAAATGAGGATACTGCATTACTGTTCAAACTTCAAATAAGATTCTTGAATAATTCAATTTAGCCAAAGTAGCAACATAGTCTAACCATCCATTAACAGACTCATTATGTGTTAGCTTTAGCATTGTTGGAAAACAATGTCTTTGGTTTTAAAGAATAAAAGCTCTAAAGAAATACCATGATTTACAAATTCTTCAGGGTTACTGGTCTTGGAAGCACTAGGCAGAGCCACAGGTAGGTTTGTCGTACCAATCGAGGACATGCTTCGTTGCGACTGACCAATACTATTGTCTATGTCATGTGTGCTGGTGGTCCAGAAATCCTCTGAAGAGGTAGGTCTCTTTACCGACTCTGCAGTACCTTGATTTTGCAATTCATTTGATGGTAAATCGGTTGTAGTAACTACTACAGGCTTTCTATAGCATCCCACACAAGCACTGCACTGTTTCAATTCATTTCAGTTATGCACCATATAATTATACTCATAACATTCTCTCAAAATCGATTAGCACACAATGCAATCTAGTCATTCTAATTTATAAACTTCCAGATCCATATAACCAATCATCAAAGGACAACTAGTCTCTGCATAGCAATAAGATTGCTGTCTTGTGACTTGAACATCAAATTCTGAAAGCAGCCTTTCAATTTGCATAATCAACTATATTGAGCCGACTTTTCTATATATACAGAAAATCACAAGAACAAACATAAAAAGTTCCCCATTTTCAACTACTTGATATTGTTTCTGTGGTTGGTATCAGATTTTGTcaggaaagaaaatgaaaattccACTTATTAACAATTGGTTTCATCACATCACTAATCTGAGTTACCCTATTTCCAGAACAGAAATGCTGGCATTGGAAACAATAATCCTCCTTGATTCCAATTCATCAAATTcacaaaaaggaaaaattatCATAAATCCACATGATTATCAATGAATATAATGAAAAGTAGAGATACCCATTTAGGCATTTAGCATAAATCTAACTGAAGGGGAACGAAATTAACTTTCTTCAGATACTATGGTTGgattgagaaaaagaaaaaaaaaacataccCCATAGTATATGCATGCAGTATCTGAAACACCCCAAAAAGGAAACTTTAGAATCAGATCTAACACAATGAATTTGCAGAGATAAAAGAATCCACAGCAATCCTAACAATTCAGGAAGGAAAAAATTCAGAACTTTCAAataagagagaaagaaaggagtGATTATATAATAAGACAAATGCACAAAAAAATAGGGAAAAAaaccttttttttattaattttattttattgtggCCTTTTCCTTCTGATGTGCAAACACAAAATGGGGATGGCTTTTTTGGAtgcttctcctttttttttcttcgtcCTTTTCCCCTTCTcctcagagagagagagagagagagagagagagagagagtaacGTAATGCAAAGAGTATTGGAATAAATTATGCAGCAATGTGTTAATTATTTGTTGTTAGAAAAAGTCTAGGGAGCCAATGACCTAAGCgtataatgtgtacaatggaggtttaagaagtattagagatatgaccattagtgttacattgtcctgtcaggttacgcttttgggatgagtggtttcagatatggtattagagttctagattcgaaaggtcaagagttcgatccttggtgaaTCCCAAAATGCACTACCCTTGTTGTTAAACTGTAATAATGAATTGGATGATGAAGGTGAAGAAGGTATGAGATTTTGAATCAAGATTTTTTTTTGGGTGTCTATTTTGAATTAAGATTTCATTTGCTTTGTGGTTTTTGCATTGAGTTGCAATAAGAAATTGTTGTTTAGACTTAgatttgatttgattcaacTGCTTTGTTTGTTGCTATTCCTATTTCCCTGTCTTTGTATTCTCTAAATGATTAAATTCTTGTTTGTGAAGTTAGGTTGTTTTTATTTATAGAGACAGGATGTTGGGATAAAGACACAGAGACATAAAATTATGTTTGATAAAAAGAGATATAGATAGAGATAATGTGTTTAAAGATattgaattagtgtattttgtgtccatctTGATAGGAATGATATAGAGACACTAACAAGAatcacaacttattttttattttttttctattattcttattaatttttcataattatattttttattattatatttttcatttcaaatttcttgaataaaaaaaattaaatttttttaatttattctagtTTATCATCAAATCGAATataagaacacaaaattttatATCTTTGTCTATCAGTATCTTATCATATTATATTCTTAATGTCttgttttattctttttttagaAACAAACACAGTTTTAACTTTCCTCGTTAAGACAGTAAATTTACTCAATagttagataatttaataaattatattaaaatattatttaataatttttaattattaactttataaaaaaataattgtgtttaaattttgacctttaaatataataaattcgAATTAACTTGTAAATTATACTATTGAATATTCAGTATAAGAGAAACGAATTAGATGGTAACAAACAAAAATTGTGCTTGACTgagtttatttattaattatcgattttttttattttattagacaaAATTGCTGTCTATAACATATAAACTTAGTATTGGCTAAATCTGATCTTATATACACAATTTccatctaaattaaaaatttaaaatccatAACTTGTGTGCCATTCACACATTGGCCCCTGCTTCTTtcaattttcttaaaaatagcCCCTATAACACATACAAACTACATAGAGGACccaaaaaacaaagaattaacaTATCAGCCCAGAAAAAGGGCATCAATCACCAGACAGTCCCACAAACCAGGGACGGATCCAGAAATGATATTATGGGGGGCCAATAacacatataatattaaaaattatgtaaaaaaattatataatataagatgTATTACAAAAATTATATTGACAGAGAATATATTTAAAGTAAAAAGAAATATGTGTATACTTTTACTAACGAAATGGTCGATTCTCATATCATAAAATTCACCGATAATGGATTTGTGTAAAattttcagtaattttcttttcaataattaaaagaaaattatcaagaaattcattttttattttgtttctaagttatttttcacaatattcatagttgaaaaagatctCTTAATTGTAGCAGTTGAAACAGAGAGaattaatactaaataaataaaaaaagacgaCTACAAGAAGGAAAAGAATTCACTTTATgatattgaaattttttatttaattaaaaatattagtaataatatttttagattttttaatatttactttttttagatattaaaaattattaatatttaaattagattgaatttttatttatactagactaaatactaaatattttttttaaaaaattaaagagtaaagtattgtttttgtccccaacgtttggggtaaatctcaaaattgtccctaacgtttcaatcgtcctatttacgtccctaacgttttaaaattgactcaatgttgtcctaccgttagggatccgttaataaaATTAACGGCGGGACAAATTGAGACggttttgaaacgttagggacgtaaataggactaaaacgttggggacaaaaacgatacatagaaataattttaattttattcttcaataatatcaatttgttactgtacatagtattcaattatttttaatcatattcaCTTAATCAccttattttattctaaataaatttattttttaatttacacttaaagtaatgtattttttataaataaataaattttacacttttattctaaataaataatgaatgtgattagaatgaaagtgtaaaactataaaaaatataaataatgtgattaagtaatgaaagtaaaattacattatttatttagaatgaaagtataaaatttatttatttataaataaattatattactttaagcgtaaaattataaaaaattaatttatttagaatgaaaataggtgattaagtgtaaatatgattaaaaataattgaatactatgtataataaaaattgatattactgaagaataaaattaaaattttttctatgtatcgttttgtccctaacgttttagtcctatttacgtccctaacgtttcaaaattgtctcaattttgtcccgccgttaattttattaacggatccctaacggcatgacaacattgagtcaattttaaaacgttagggacgtaaataggacgattgaaacgttagggacaattttgagatttaccccaaacgttggggacaaaaacaatactttactcaaaattaaattatacataataacTTATTACTCTTAAAAAAAGTTGGGGGCGAGGCCGCCACTCGCCCCCCTTATGTCCGTCCCCGCCACAAACCGAGTTAAGTCTTAAAATGAGAATTAGATTGGTCGTgcactaaaattatttttaaaattttaatttattaattatatttttgacaTTAATAAAAGTATATTACATTAGTTTTCGATCGTTTTTTTAGTAATGTTATATTAATATAGCTTAATGAGGTAGATTATTAATGATACGTGTTACTCTATAGTTTGATTACGTGTAATAGTACAATAATAATTCgaacaataatattatatattacaatACTATTTGGTTATATGTCAATTTgcattatatattataatgtTATTTGTTCACGTGTCATCTGTTATATTATCATTATAAATATACTATGTTATGCACTAAACTAATTTCTTcatctattttttaaattattttatacaaatttaaaattctcaaTATCTTAAAATCATACTTATATCAGTTATTCtgttgattaaaaaaaattgattttaataatatataatagataataaatttTTACTATGAACTTATTTAGACGTTATTTTCAACAaagatcttttttaaaattatattttttaaaaatattttttataaaaataaaattaatttttatatttaaatatctcatataaaaagatctttttaatttatttatcaatAATGTTTAATAGATTTTTATTATGGACTTATTTAGATGTCAttctcaaaaaattttttaattatattttttaaaattattttttataaaaataaaaataatttaatatttaaatattttatataaatttttttatctattaattatatttagataaaataagataaaaatatttatttatttatttattatataaaaaatatcttttttttatattttaaaaaatataaattataatttcttaaaagatattcttttattttcttaatatttttatttttattattaaacataataaaaaaaatatttttcgttaaatttttttttatggatTTAATAGCTCCAAATACACGCTATATAAAGTGCATTGGATGAGTGAAATTAGGGTTTCTGTTTTTTGGCATGAAGAATTGAAGATGAAAACGAAAAATGAGGACGACAAGATCAGCGCCTTATCGGATGAGTTGCTCCTCCACATCCTCTCCTTTCTCTCCGTCACCGACTCCGTCGCCACCTGCGTTCTCTCTCGCCGCTGGCGAAACCTCTGGGAGCGTCTCTTCGTCTCAGACTTTGACTATGACGACGGCCACCGCCAGATTGATTTCGTGGAATTCGTGAAGAGCGGTGTTATTATAACCCGCCGCAAGGAACCCAGCAACATCTACAAGTTTCACCTCTTGTCTACGACTTCCACTGTTGACATTCAGAGCCCACTTGCCACGTGGATTTCTGCTGCTCTTGGGCCCCACTTGCAAGAAATCTCCATCACTCTCTCATCTCCATGTTTCTTCCCTCTCTGCATTTTCAGGTATTATTCCTTCCTTCTTATTCAATGTTTTCGTGAGAGATGCATGCCGGAAATGCGTGTGAACCATCAAATTAGGAATTTAGGATCTAGGGTTCAACAGttgttttaatttgtaaaatgtTGAAAAACTAAGGTTTGTTTGGGTgagtttttaagaaaagattttttttttaattatctttttttaaaagatcttgtagaaaacttaaagaaattttttatttggatatctcatataaaaaggtttttttatttattaattatgtttgagtataacaatataaaagtgtttttttgtttatttattacataaaaaacatctttttttaaggaaaaaagatcttttaaaaaaagatgtaaattacagcttttcaaaaaagatcttttttttttattttactagtgcttttacttttactactagaaatttgccaaatacgttaaaaaataaaaaatatgaaaaaagatatttttttttacaaaacaaTGGCGCTCAAACATGCACTAAAtgtgtttttgttttaaattaagGTAGAAATTCACTGcgaaattaataactaaaaatgattaaataatttaaaaaattgaactaAATTTTAGTCTAACAATTCATTTTACcttaaattaaatttacttataattagcatttaattcttcttattattattattactattatagttattactattattttatctaatggaatcaataaattttattataaaaagataataataaatacaatacataaaaattataactataaaaatatataatgtcaaataaaaaaattaataaaaaatataaataataaaaaagagttCATATATGGAGGAATGATAAGAATtctataaataatataataatatgtataaaaaataaggttggtaaaagaaaaataaatattaaaggTATTGACTAAAAGCACGTTAATGCAACGGAGAAATTAGAAATTATTGTTTCTTGTAAACGTGattttatgaacaaaatcacttTGGCGTTTGTAGAGAAAAAAATTAGCCAAACAAAAAAATGAGCTTTCAAGAAACTCTAACgtgcttttttcttttaaacGTGGTTATCAAACACACTCTTAATCATTTATAGATGTAAGTCGCTGGTGTCACTCTGCTTGGAATGTCGTCATATGCATGTTGAGACGATTGCCAATGCCTATCAGTTGCCATCACTGAAGAAATTAGAATTGAAAGTCTGCTCTGCAAGCTGCTTAATTTCACTTTTGATGTGCTGTCCAAATCTTGAAACTCTTGAGCTCCATTTCTATAAAGGTTATACACCTCTACTGCACATTGGTATGCTCTCTTCATTGAAGAGTTTAACCCTTTTAGGTCTTGGCAAACAAGTTGGTAGCATCACTATAAACACCCCACTTCTTGAGCACCTTAACATCAACCTAAAATCAACCAAGTGCGGCACTTTATCAGTAACAAGCAATTTGCACAGCTTGGTCCATGTGCATCTTAACATTCTTCATCCTGTTGG includes:
- the LOC130961578 gene encoding uncharacterized protein LOC130961578 isoform X2, with amino-acid sequence MGACVGCYRKPVVVTTTDLPSNELQNQGTAESVKRPTSSEDFWTTSTHDIDNSIGQSQRSMSSIGTTNLPVALPSASKTSNPEEFVNHGLILWNQTRQRWVGDKRPENRSQQLREPKLSWNATYESLLGTSKPFRQPVSLAEMVDFLVEVWEQEGLYD
- the LOC130961578 gene encoding uncharacterized protein LOC130961578 isoform X1, with amino-acid sequence MGACVGCYRKPVVVTTTDLPSNELQNQGTAESVKRPTSSEDFWTTSTHDIDNSIGQSQRSMSSIGTTNLPVALPSASKTSNPEEFVNHGLILWNQTRQRWVGDKRPENRSQQLREPKLRTHCLCLANIFWLCSWNATYESLLGTSKPFRQPVSLAEMVDFLVEVWEQEGLYD
- the LOC130958275 gene encoding probable FBD-associated F-box protein At1g32375; this translates as MKTKNEDDKISALSDELLLHILSFLSVTDSVATCVLSRRWRNLWERLFVSDFDYDDGHRQIDFVEFVKSGVIITRRKEPSNIYKFHLLSTTSTVDIQSPLATWISAALGPHLQEISITLSSPCFFPLCIFRCKSLVSLCLECRHMHVETIANAYQLPSLKKLELKVCSASCLISLLMCCPNLETLELHFYKGYTPLLHIGMLSSLKSLTLLGLGKQVGSITINTPLLEHLNINLKSTKCGTLSVTSNLHSLVHVHLNILHPVGDVVKLLNKLYMAQCLSLNVTTITNFHEGGGMEFPEFHRLVRLELIVNYLDSSFVMDVLQHCCVLESFQIHCLEYRRKRKRTCWTQPTVAPSCVESHLKTLEFRGYCDFEEERTFLAYFLERGLVLKKMKIFYGFRNLSVDRKHQILKTLSTLPRSSNICQLMFD